From Oscillatoria sp. FACHB-1407, a single genomic window includes:
- a CDS encoding serine kinase codes for MNTDKIPTAEVLAKANPPEFFDQIYASFQQAAVHVGETVERFYKLAGFTIRLRFAGHALVSPLTSALAHLPQSTEKPDLTICIWDSTSTQTPIPPPPWQGGQLQQRGEILGFNTDRFLTAFQWGSNALSLLDLQENLGIFWVNNAQLLPYWESGSPLRTILHSWLSQRQVQMVHAGAVGLSTGGVLLVGKGGSGKSTTALCCLDSDLLYAGDDYVAITPQPAPQVYSLYNTGKKRANDIDRLPSLKPIITNQERLETEKALYFLYEHFPERIIAGFPLKAILIPRITGGLDTSLTPVSMVTALTALVPSTIKQLPNAGQAACHLITQVVQMTPCYSLNLGTDLQQIPRVILTLLEDIHGSESTAC; via the coding sequence ATGAATACTGACAAAATCCCGACGGCAGAGGTCTTAGCAAAAGCCAACCCGCCAGAGTTTTTCGACCAGATTTATGCGTCTTTTCAACAAGCAGCCGTCCATGTTGGAGAGACGGTTGAGCGTTTCTACAAACTGGCAGGCTTTACCATCCGGTTAAGGTTTGCAGGTCATGCTTTAGTCTCTCCATTAACCTCTGCGTTAGCCCATTTACCGCAATCAACAGAGAAGCCAGACCTGACAATCTGCATCTGGGATAGCACCTCTACGCAGACTCCGATTCCACCTCCACCATGGCAGGGAGGACAACTGCAACAACGTGGAGAAATTTTAGGATTCAATACCGATCGCTTTTTGACCGCTTTTCAGTGGGGGTCAAACGCGCTGAGTTTGCTGGATCTTCAGGAGAATTTGGGGATTTTCTGGGTCAATAACGCGCAACTACTCCCGTATTGGGAGAGTGGCTCACCCTTGAGAACCATTTTGCATAGTTGGTTGAGTCAACGACAGGTGCAAATGGTTCATGCAGGAGCCGTTGGTTTATCGACGGGGGGTGTATTGTTAGTGGGCAAAGGTGGATCAGGCAAATCTACCACAGCCCTTTGCTGCCTTGACTCCGATCTGCTTTATGCAGGAGATGATTATGTTGCCATTACCCCCCAACCTGCGCCTCAAGTCTATAGCCTTTACAACACAGGTAAGAAACGAGCCAACGATATCGATCGCCTGCCAAGCTTAAAACCCATCATTACCAATCAAGAGCGGCTAGAAACAGAAAAAGCTCTTTATTTCTTGTATGAGCATTTTCCAGAGCGGATCATTGCTGGCTTTCCGCTCAAGGCGATTCTGATCCCTCGAATCACAGGCGGATTAGATACCTCACTCACACCTGTGTCTATGGTGACAGCCCTGACCGCTCTGGTTCCTAGCACGATCAAGCAACTCCCTAACGCAGGTCAAGCCGCTTGTCATTTGATTACTCAAGTTGTTCAGATGACTCCCTGTTATTCCCTCAATTTAGGGACAGATCTGCAACAAATTCCTCGCGTTATTTTAACTCTCCTGGAAGATATCCATGGCTCTGAATCAACCGCTTGTTAG
- a CDS encoding glycosyltransferase family 2 protein, with protein sequence MALNQPLVSVIIPVYNGADFLAGAIAEVQAQNYEPLEIIVVDDGSTDNTRAIAQLFQPSVRYLYQENQGPAAARNYGIRSAQGTILGFLDVDDAWSTDKLRTQVQYLIDHPTVEIVQGLIQQMELVEDRETGKTTFVAVHSPYNYINLGSALYRKSVFETVGLFDESMRYGEDVDWFFRAWENGISKALIHQVGLFYRKHRHNMTEGKRLVEVGFVKIFKKHLDRYRQSGRDVNQTHARGPSISQYIGMPPNSYSV encoded by the coding sequence ATGGCTCTGAATCAACCGCTTGTTAGTGTGATTATTCCGGTTTATAACGGGGCTGATTTTCTAGCGGGAGCGATCGCTGAAGTTCAGGCACAAAACTACGAGCCGTTAGAAATCATTGTGGTGGATGATGGCTCAACGGATAACACACGGGCGATCGCCCAACTGTTTCAGCCTAGTGTGCGCTATTTGTATCAGGAAAACCAGGGTCCGGCAGCAGCACGTAACTACGGCATCCGGTCTGCACAAGGAACGATCTTAGGTTTTTTAGATGTGGATGATGCCTGGTCTACTGACAAATTAAGGACGCAAGTTCAATATCTGATAGATCACCCGACAGTTGAAATTGTGCAGGGATTGATTCAACAGATGGAGTTAGTTGAAGACCGTGAAACAGGAAAAACAACGTTTGTAGCTGTTCACTCACCCTACAACTACATCAATTTGGGCAGTGCCCTTTATCGAAAATCAGTCTTTGAAACCGTTGGCTTATTTGATGAAAGTATGAGATATGGCGAGGATGTAGACTGGTTTTTTCGAGCCTGGGAAAACGGTATTTCTAAAGCTCTGATCCATCAAGTTGGGCTTTTTTATCGCAAGCATCGCCACAATATGACGGAGGGAAAACGGTTAGTAGAGGTTGGATTTGTCAAAATTTTCAAGAAACATTTAGATCGTTATCGGCAAAGCGGTCGAGATGTCAATCAAACACACGCTAGAGGTCCGAGTATTTCTCAATATATTGGAATGCCTCCGAATAGTTACAGCGTTTAG